A window from Saccharomyces eubayanus strain FM1318 chromosome XIV, whole genome shotgun sequence encodes these proteins:
- the GIM3 gene encoding tubulin-binding prefolding complex subunit GIM3, protein MELLPQGQRNNTQVTFEDQQKINEFSKLIMRKDTVAQELTLQKQEKEYLDDVSLEIELIDEDEPVQYKVGDLFIFMKQSKVAAHLEEDAQLLEDKIQTLQDKQGEIDGRLDALKASLYAKFGDNINLER, encoded by the coding sequence ATGGAATTGTTGCCCCAGGGACAAAGGAACAACACACAGGTGACGTTTGAAGACCAGCAGAAGATCAACGAGTTCTCAAAGCTGATCATGCGCAAGGATACCGTTGCGCAGGAATTGACTTTGCAGAAACAGGAGAAGGAGTACCTCGATGATGTTTCCCTGGAGATCGAACTGATCGATGAAGACGAGCCTGTGCAGTACAAGGTCGGCGacctcttcatcttcatgAAACAAAGCAAAGTGGCCGCACACCTCGAAGAGGATGCACAGCTTCTCGAGGACAAGATCCAGACCCTGCAGGATAAGCAAGGTGAGATTGACGGCCGTCTTGATGCTCTGAAGGCTTCCCTGTACGCCAAATTTGGCGATAATATCAACCTTGAACGTTAA
- the INN1 gene encoding Inn1p — MSEEVWSGNQGTLSVYVSKARDLPNLNKLDKQNVMLRLRIAHMTRASNTLHRAGQNPVFRYLEKFDITPEIKPLMYVEVYCDRRKKSPLPIGRCEIDLLNAIRADPKEGYCTWYELKRSGDEFAGTIFIELTFTPKVPRLNRDDLNKETDRLDSSMAMRPMPPLPTELEYDYVHGSTMRQVTPQLSATTTKIRSEGQSYRNANIFSMSSKSDTAVLANDTDPIVLPPTFASSMGTTSTLETNDTVISNTSDTKFHFANLRKLKEKINIFKNPDSSTNNCQNEANKVDIEALQKAIGVTSLSYDDDDEEIQEGFYSSSHRVSHNLNQPPLPPIPTRDDTSTYSRSRNRSPIPKGREARQQSVPFNSHIPSSVLNSPKLPPLPTGSNSNFSSRKNSMSPTRRRPPPRF, encoded by the coding sequence ATGTCTGAAGAAGTGTGGAGTGGAAATCAAGGTACGCTGTCTGTATATGTGAGCAAAGCCAGAGACCTGCCCAATCTGAATAAGCTGGACAAGCAAAATGTGATGCTTAGGTTACGAATAGCTCATATGACAAGAGCAAGTAACACTTTACATCGGGCAGGTCAAAATCCTGTTTTCCGTTACTTGGAAAAATTCGATATTACCCCCGAAATTAAGCCTTTGATGTACGTGGAGGTCTACTGCgatagaagaaagaaatctCCCCTTCCCATTGGGAGATGTGAAATAGATCTGTTAAATGCTATTAGGGCAGACCCGAAGGAAGGTTATTGCACCTGGTATGAACTGAAGAGAAGCGGGGACGAATTTGCTGGTACCATATTTATTGAGTTGACATTTACTCCAAAAGTACCTCGTCTAAACAGAGATGACCTTAACAAAGAAACGGATAGGTTGGATTCCTCAATGGCAATGAGACCCATGCCGCCATTACCAACCGAGTTAGAATACGACTATGTCCACGGCTCTACAATGCGACAGGTCACTCCACAATTGAGCGCTACAACTACTAAGATTAGATCCGAGGGACAATCATATAGAAATGcgaatattttttcaatgtcaTCCAAATCCGACACAGCAGTCTTAGCTAACGATACCGATCCGATCGTTTTGCCACCAACTTTTGCATCTTCCATGGGGACAACGTCTACCCTAGAGACTAATGACACTGTTATATCGAACACTTCGGATACTAAGTTCCATTTTGCCAATCTGagaaaattaaaggaaaagataaatattttcaagaatCCAGATAGTTCGACAAATAATTGCCAAAATGAAGCTAATAAAGTGGACATTGAGGCTCTTCAAAAAGCCATTGGTGTAACCTCCTTGTCTtacgatgatgacgatgaggAAATACAGGAAGGGTTCTATTCTTCAAGTCATAGGGTTTCGCATAACTTAAACCAACCACCATTACCTCCTATACCAACTAGAGACGATACATCTACTTATTCGAGATCACGCAATAGGTCTCCTATACCGAAAGGTAGAGAGGCTCGCCAGCAATCGGTTCCTTTCAACTCGCATATTCCTTCTTCAGTTTTGAATTCTCCAAAACTACCACCACTACCGACAGGTTCAAATTCCAATTTCAgttcaaggaaaaattCCATGTCTCCCACAAGGAGAAGACCACCGCCAAGGTTTTAG
- the RPC31 gene encoding DNA-directed RNA polymerase III subunit C31 → MSSYRGGGGGRGSGNNYMSNLPFGLGYGDVGKNHITEFPSIPLPINGPITNKERSLAIKYINFAKTVKDGPFYTGSMNLIIDQQDNKKNKKTSGKRKNNIVLDEDDSNDGIERYSDKYIKKRKIGVSIDDHPYNLNLFPNELYNVMGINKKKLLTISKFSSSDNVFTGTGLQDENIGLSMLAKLKELAEDADDVTSATGGAATKENSEGHKTGDGDDDDLADDDFEEDEDEEDDDDYNAEKYFNNGDDDDYGEEEEPNEEAAF, encoded by the coding sequence ATGAGTTCCTATAGAggcggtggtggtggtagAGGCAGTGGTAATAACTATATGAGCAACCTGCCCTTTGGGTTGGGTTATGGAGATGTGGGCAAGAATCATATCACGGAGTTCCCGTCTATTCCATTACCAATCAACGGTCCAATAAccaataaagaaagatcCTTAGCTATAAAGTACATCAATTTTGCAAAGACTGTAAAAGATGGTCCATTTTACACCGGATCAATGAACTTGATAATAGATCAACAggataacaagaaaaacaagaagacaTCAGGGAAGCGCAAAAACAATATAGTCTTGGACGAAGACGATAGCAACGACGGCATTGAAAGATACTCTGacaaatatataaaaaaaagaaaaataggTGTTTCCATTGATGACCATCCATATAATTTGAATCTCTTCCCGAATGAACTGTACAATGTGATGGGGatcaacaagaaaaaattattaacTATCTCGAAGTTTAGCAGTTCCGATAACGTTTTCACTGGTACAGGATTGCAAGATGAAAACATTGGACTTTCCATGTTGGCCAAATTAAAGGAATTGGCTGAAGATGCAGACGACGTGACCTCCGCTACGGGCGGTGCTGCGACAAAGGAAAACTCAGAAGGTCACAAAACAGGagatggtgatgatgatgatttgGCAGACGacgattttgaagaagatgaagacgaagaagatgatgacgattACAACGCTGAAAAGTATTTCAAtaatggtgatgatgatgactaTGGTGAGGAAGAGGAACCGAACGAAGAAGCTGCCTTCTAA
- the PGA2 gene encoding Pga2p codes for MSEVAATWIETLLTRIINYDYKHFIRLVMIVGGYMLVRNIASRELAKKQLAAQVEHDKREKEEKRSEELIDKLDGPSVAETTSFGWGKKTRQRVKKQQELFEKALEEAKQKQQGRDPDSDADIEELLEE; via the coding sequence ATGTCTGAAGTGGCGGCAACTTGGATAGAGACCCTCTTAACCAGAATAATCAACTATGATTACAAACATTTCATAAGATTGGTGATGATCGTAGGTGGTTATATGTTGGTGAGAAATATAGCATCCAGAGAATTGGCTAAGAAGCAATTGGCCGCTCAAGTGGAACATGACAAACGGgagaaagaggaaaaaaggTCTGAGGAGCTGATTGATAAACTAGACGGACCTTCCGTAGCAGAAACGACTTCTTTCGGTTGGGGTAAGAAGACCAGACAAAGGGTGAAGAAACAACAGGAGCTGTTTGAAAAGGCTCTGGAAGAGGCcaaacaaaagcaacaaGGAAGAGATCCAGATAGTGACGCAGATATCGAGGAACTGCTGGAAGAATAA
- the ALF1 gene encoding Alf1p: MVTVIIESELVHTEKDFPQMLRLSEFKEKLYRITGIEPSDMDLVVKRQYDNKEICHVKKEESDADCDFLASAETLVVVATDTNAHSVTNQLAEQADGPTPAQGISEEDYLQRDQSVLRWKMAHGYGRFDVAQQSQRAAQTLQDEAYAREQLTAAIGLACRVTSDGRAPREAVLRYVGPLPSGATGTWCGVEFAEASGKNAGCFQGVTLFGPVAPGHGLFVRPRAVEILAENEGAVHRDEESDGEI; encoded by the coding sequence aTGGTCACGGTTATCATAGAGAGCGAATTGGTTCACACAGAGAAGGACTTCCCGCAGATGCTCAGATTGAGCGAGTTCAAGGAGAAGCTTTACCGCATCACCGGGATAGAGCCCAGCGACATGGACTTGGTGGTGAAGAGACAGTACGACAACAAGGAGATATGTCACGTGAAGAAGGAGGAATCAGACGCGGATTGCGACTTTCTGGCCTCCGCGGAGACGTTAGTTGTGGTGGCCACAGACACTAACGCACACTCGGTCACGAACCAACTGGCCGAGCAGGCCGATGGACCTACACCAGCTCAGGGAATCAGCGAAGAGGACTACTTACAAAGAGACCAGTCCGTTTTGCGATGGAAGATGGCCCATGGGTACGGCAGGTTTGATGTTGCCCAGCAGAGCCAACGTGCTGCACAGACGTTACAAGACGAGGCGTACGCCCGCGAGCAACTAACGGCGGCTATCGGCCTCGCTTGCCGGGTCACGTCAGACGGCCGCGCGCCCCGCGAGGCCGTGCTGCGGTACGTGGGGCCGCTGCCGTCGGGCGCGACTGGCACGTGGTGCGGTGTCGAGTTCGCCGAGGCCTCGGGCAAAAACGCCGGGTGCTTCCAGGGGGTGACCCTGTTCGGGCCAGTGGCGCCGGGTCACGGATTGTTCGTGCGGCCGAGGGCGGTGGAGATTCTGGCCGAAAACGAAGGTGCCGTTCATCGTGATGAGGAGAGCGATGGTGAAATTTGA